One Candidatus Uhrbacteria bacterium genomic region harbors:
- a CDS encoding CAP domain-containing protein has product MPYLSTTLGGLLSLGLLSPPVQITYTAESPSLTQRLAGRILLQVESRGEAYYVDPLDNKRYYLGRPADAFWIMRNKGLGIKHDELSTYLSAQFPGRLSGRILLDVESRGEAYYVDPVTRRGSFLGNPTRAFLLMSEKGLGISTADLEKIPAATLSVNASGELEQSVFQKINDVRANAGLGRLVWNDQLAASAKIHSQNMANGTASVGHDGFNERVADIRTFLDAGMIAENVAANNARDPVHVAVNGWMESTDHKENIERRVFDTTGIGIAIGSNGIYYFTQIFSDAQ; this is encoded by the coding sequence ATGCCATATCTTTCTACAACCCTCGGTGGCCTGCTCTCGCTTGGGCTTCTCTCGCCGCCTGTACAAATCACGTATACCGCGGAATCTCCTTCGCTCACGCAAAGGCTTGCCGGAAGAATTCTTCTGCAGGTGGAATCGCGGGGCGAAGCATATTATGTAGATCCGCTCGATAACAAACGTTATTACCTTGGTCGGCCAGCGGACGCCTTTTGGATCATGCGGAACAAAGGTCTCGGCATCAAACATGATGAACTTAGCACATATCTCTCTGCGCAATTTCCCGGGCGTCTCTCTGGTCGTATTCTTCTTGACGTGGAATCACGGGGGGAAGCGTACTACGTAGATCCTGTTACTCGCCGCGGATCTTTTCTTGGGAACCCCACACGCGCTTTTCTCCTCATGAGTGAGAAGGGGCTTGGTATTTCCACTGCGGACTTGGAGAAAATTCCTGCGGCGACGTTATCGGTAAATGCCTCTGGCGAGCTTGAGCAGTCTGTGTTTCAGAAAATCAACGATGTTCGTGCCAACGCGGGTCTCGGCCGGCTGGTGTGGAACGACCAACTTGCCGCAAGCGCAAAAATTCACAGTCAAAACATGGCCAACGGAACTGCCAGCGTAGGGCATGATGGGTTCAATGAGCGGGTGGCAGACATTCGTACGTTCCTGGATGCGGGAATGATTGCGGAAAATGTTGCGGCGAACAACGCGCGCGATCCAGTGCACGTTGCGGTGAACGGATGGATGGAGAGCACAGATCACAAAGAAAACATTGAACGGAGAGTATTTGACACGACAGGCATCGGCATTGCCATTGGGTCAAACGGCATATACTACTTCACACAGATATTCTCCGATGCGCAATAA
- a CDS encoding NUDIX hydrolase encodes MHIAKPQSKQPIPENATRVFKGVIFDVYQWEQELFDGSRTMFEKLRRPDTVLVVPVTEDGKIILCRQQQPGQDVFVGTFGGRVDEGESPIEAAKRELLEESGYEAADWILLDAHQPVSKIEWAVYIFIARGCRKVTEQDLDGGEKIDLDFVTFDEFVQRAVDPNFEEKELRVKLLEAKLDANKMAELKKLILG; translated from the coding sequence ATGCATATCGCAAAACCGCAATCGAAGCAACCGATTCCTGAAAATGCCACCAGGGTTTTCAAGGGCGTCATTTTTGATGTTTATCAATGGGAACAGGAGTTGTTTGATGGCTCTCGGACGATGTTTGAAAAGCTTCGTAGACCAGATACCGTGCTTGTCGTCCCTGTGACGGAAGATGGCAAGATTATCCTCTGCCGGCAACAGCAGCCTGGTCAAGATGTGTTTGTCGGCACTTTTGGCGGAAGAGTTGATGAAGGGGAAAGTCCGATAGAAGCCGCCAAGCGTGAGCTGCTTGAAGAATCTGGATATGAAGCAGCCGATTGGATTCTGCTTGATGCACACCAACCTGTAAGCAAAATCGAGTGGGCGGTTTATATTTTCATTGCTCGGGGGTGTCGCAAGGTTACAGAACAAGATCTCGACGGTGGAGAAAAGATCGATCTCGATTTTGTGACCTTCGATGAGTTTGTACAGAGAGCTGTGGACCCAAACTTTGAAGAGAAGGAGTTACGAGTAAAACTCTTGGAGGCCAAATTGGATGCGAACAAAATGGCCGAATTGAAGAAATTGATTCTTGGGTGA
- a CDS encoding Hsp20/alpha crystallin family protein has translation MPRAKSLSPLSLVAEDVPYFDVKAATDQPAWSVDEEGELALDVMETPNDVVVRSAIAGVHPKDLAIHVTEDTLTIRGTREYHEEHHIITTHVQECHWGAFSRTVVLPHTVRADDAIATIKGGVLTIILPKSRHDGRVPIHPLEP, from the coding sequence ATGCCGCGAGCAAAATCTCTCTCCCCTCTTTCCCTGGTCGCCGAAGACGTGCCCTATTTTGACGTGAAGGCTGCAACGGACCAGCCGGCGTGGAGCGTAGACGAAGAAGGAGAGCTGGCCCTCGATGTCATGGAAACACCAAACGACGTAGTCGTGCGCTCTGCCATTGCCGGCGTGCATCCCAAAGACCTCGCCATCCACGTCACCGAGGACACCCTCACAATCCGTGGCACGCGCGAATATCACGAGGAACACCACATCATCACCACTCACGTACAGGAATGCCACTGGGGGGCTTTCTCTCGCACCGTCGTCTTGCCGCACACCGTACGCGCCGACGATGCCATTGCCACCATTAAAGGCGGTGTGCTTACCATCATTCTGCCAAAAAGCCGTCACGACGGCCGGGTTCCTATTCACCCTCTTGAGCCATGA
- a CDS encoding glycerophosphodiester phosphodiesterase — protein MQTTPFPPPLIMAHRGGRFWTASNFSYIDEARESGADIVELDVRARGTELIVQHDMRSSYQGVLRDALARCEGADVFLDVKDRGVDIWRLLDLVKLSNVHSFIVGSFYASVLRPLVGGGTTLAFSHIGIPAPIPPAVASGATWLSVPCWRFTPGLVQKCREQNIKLSPWGNFQKNASERSQLRCAMLGAHSIATYDVRHLREIMKQQGILS, from the coding sequence ATGCAAACAACTCCGTTTCCTCCTCCCCTTATCATGGCACACCGTGGCGGACGATTTTGGACCGCCAGTAACTTTTCTTATATCGACGAGGCGCGTGAGAGCGGCGCCGATATTGTGGAACTCGATGTTCGCGCGCGCGGCACGGAGCTCATTGTGCAGCATGACATGCGTTCGTCCTATCAAGGCGTCCTTCGTGATGCGCTTGCGCGATGCGAGGGAGCAGATGTCTTTCTCGATGTAAAGGATCGCGGAGTCGATATCTGGAGGCTACTCGACCTCGTGAAGTTATCGAATGTACATTCTTTTATCGTCGGTTCTTTTTATGCGTCGGTACTCCGCCCACTCGTCGGAGGAGGCACAACGCTCGCGTTCTCTCATATCGGAATCCCCGCGCCCATCCCCCCCGCAGTAGCTTCAGGCGCCACATGGCTATCTGTCCCGTGCTGGCGATTCACTCCTGGGTTAGTGCAAAAGTGTCGGGAACAAAACATCAAACTGTCTCCCTGGGGAAATTTTCAAAAAAATGCCTCTGAGAGAAGCCAACTTCGATGTGCCATGCTCGGCGCACACTCTATCGCCACATACGACGTCAGGCACCTGCGCGAAATAATGAAACAACAAGGGATTCTCTCGTAG